A genomic segment from Pseudomonas sessilinigenes encodes:
- a CDS encoding SDR family oxidoreductase gives MPVALITGCSSGIGRALADAFKQAGYTVLPSARKAEDVAALQAAGFHAVQLDVNDGAALAALAEDINQQHGGLDVLINNAGYGAMGPLLDGGVEAMQRQFETNVFAVVGVTRALFPVLRRSRGLVVNIGSVSGVLVTPFAGAYCASKAAVHALSDALRMELAPFGIKVMEVQPGAIASSFAKNAGHEAEQLLNEQSPWWPLREGIRSRAKASQDKPTPASEFAAGLLKAVQQPNPPRLVRLGNGSRALPLLANLLPKGLLEKGLMKRFGLAAKL, from the coding sequence ATGCCCGTAGCGTTGATCACCGGTTGTTCCAGCGGCATCGGCCGCGCCCTGGCGGATGCCTTCAAACAGGCCGGCTACACCGTCCTGCCCAGCGCCCGCAAGGCCGAGGACGTCGCCGCCCTGCAAGCCGCCGGCTTCCACGCGGTGCAGCTGGATGTGAATGACGGCGCGGCCCTGGCCGCCCTGGCCGAGGACATCAACCAGCAGCACGGCGGCCTCGATGTACTGATCAACAATGCCGGCTACGGCGCCATGGGCCCGCTGCTGGACGGTGGCGTGGAAGCCATGCAGCGCCAGTTCGAAACCAACGTGTTCGCAGTGGTCGGGGTGACCCGGGCGCTGTTCCCGGTGCTGCGCCGCAGCCGTGGCCTGGTGGTGAATATCGGCAGTGTGTCCGGGGTGCTGGTCACGCCATTTGCCGGCGCCTACTGCGCCTCGAAAGCCGCAGTGCACGCCTTGAGCGATGCCCTGCGCATGGAGCTGGCGCCGTTCGGCATCAAGGTCATGGAAGTGCAGCCCGGGGCCATCGCCTCCAGCTTTGCCAAGAACGCCGGGCATGAAGCCGAACAACTGCTCAACGAACAATCGCCCTGGTGGCCGCTGCGCGAGGGCATCCGCTCCCGGGCCAAGGCCTCCCAGGACAAGCCGACCCCGGCCAGCGAATTCGCCGCCGGCCTGCTCAAGGCCGTGCAACAACCCAACCCGCCGCGCCTGGTCCGCCTGGGCAACGGCAGCCGCGCCCTGCCGCTACTGGCCAACCTTTTGCCCAAGGGCTTGCTGGAGAAGGGGCTGATGAAGCGCTTCGGCCTGGCCGCCAAGCTCTGA
- a CDS encoding sel1 repeat family protein has product MNCRSALPLALFTLLTGCEPSSPDEKLDQSLPNLGLEQILPKAEANAYCTADMDSELLFGIGRLLIDEDQETHGVLRTQFASEAVQMARSCLAMAAPRYTRSLCSLAMVTAERPNVYAKSEAFNYIAYAARRNEGCAQWALYDIYSIGKLKQPPDKALAMAWFERSARHGEPESQEEMLNQSKKQNTLPRAYAWARVLGDAENIEPLKQAMSPAQIAEGEQHYQQLLAQLPPLELRKKADRKELIALHMADVYMNHPQAFEGLSPLQRRQFMANVVDALEPNPDFQKRRQLYAYVLIARQTNLTGPAVNLWQDPALHALLVNENLGLEDTVAQGLAILAKRNPDNAAAAGHSEAK; this is encoded by the coding sequence TTGAACTGTCGTAGTGCCCTGCCGCTGGCCCTGTTCACCTTGCTGACCGGCTGCGAGCCCTCCTCGCCAGACGAAAAACTGGACCAGAGCCTGCCCAATCTCGGCCTGGAGCAGATCCTGCCCAAGGCCGAGGCCAATGCGTACTGCACGGCGGACATGGACAGCGAATTGCTGTTTGGCATCGGCCGCCTGCTGATCGATGAAGACCAGGAAACCCATGGTGTGCTGCGTACCCAGTTCGCCAGCGAAGCAGTGCAAATGGCCAGGAGCTGCCTGGCCATGGCCGCCCCCCGCTACACCCGCAGCCTTTGCAGCTTGGCCATGGTCACCGCCGAGCGCCCCAACGTCTATGCCAAAAGCGAGGCGTTCAACTACATCGCCTATGCCGCCAGGAGAAACGAAGGCTGCGCGCAGTGGGCGCTGTACGACATCTACAGCATCGGCAAATTGAAGCAGCCACCCGACAAGGCCCTGGCCATGGCCTGGTTCGAACGCTCGGCGCGGCACGGCGAACCTGAATCACAAGAGGAAATGCTCAACCAGAGCAAGAAGCAGAACACCCTGCCACGGGCCTATGCCTGGGCCAGGGTGCTGGGCGATGCCGAGAACATCGAGCCGCTGAAGCAGGCCATGAGCCCGGCACAAATCGCCGAAGGCGAGCAGCACTACCAGCAGCTACTCGCTCAGTTGCCACCGCTGGAGCTGCGCAAAAAGGCCGACCGCAAGGAGCTGATCGCCCTGCACATGGCCGACGTCTACATGAACCACCCCCAGGCATTCGAGGGCCTGTCGCCCTTGCAGCGCCGGCAGTTCATGGCCAACGTGGTGGATGCCCTGGAGCCCAATCCGGACTTCCAGAAGCGCCGCCAGCTCTACGCCTACGTACTGATTGCCCGGCAAACCAACCTCACGGGCCCCGCCGTGAACCTGTGGCAAGACCCGGCGCTGCACGCCCTGCTGGTCAATGAAAACCTCGGCCTGGAGGACACCGTAGCCCAGGGCCTGGCCATCCTGGCCAAGCGCAACCCCGACAACGCTGCGGCCGCAGGCCATTCAGAGGCCAAATAA
- a CDS encoding helix-turn-helix domain-containing protein: MSLTHFMYTPSEITAEIGKNAQALRLSKNLSRKTLAEKSGVPASTIKRFELQGAISLESMVLIAAALDELDPLLTLFKPPSPNTLFELQNSKRQRGTR; encoded by the coding sequence ATGTCGCTTACCCATTTTATGTACACACCGTCCGAGATCACGGCCGAGATCGGAAAAAACGCACAGGCCCTCAGGTTGTCAAAAAACCTGTCGCGCAAAACCCTGGCTGAGAAATCCGGGGTGCCGGCCTCGACCATCAAGCGTTTCGAGCTGCAGGGAGCCATTTCCCTCGAGTCGATGGTGCTGATTGCGGCGGCGTTGGATGAGCTCGATCCGCTGCTCACGTTGTTCAAGCCACCTTCGCCAAACACGCTGTTTGAGCTGCAAAACTCAAAACGCCAGAGGGGCACCCGATGA
- a CDS encoding multidrug transporter, translating into MFIGVLLIITWLILLLRYPAKAVPVSLAAACGLALVAGWVVWLDNREAQQLARLELRLTYAPEHCPADRPLQVKLNNGNKVPLTELRWRVAAYAPGDTVNLADNQYSAPRYRGPGELQAGASWQDCLPLPPLRPGYRPQTLEFRAERLQGSFSR; encoded by the coding sequence ATGTTCATCGGCGTTCTGCTGATCATCACCTGGCTGATCCTGCTCCTGCGCTACCCCGCCAAGGCCGTCCCGGTGTCCCTGGCCGCTGCCTGCGGCCTGGCGCTGGTGGCCGGCTGGGTGGTCTGGCTGGACAACCGCGAAGCCCAGCAGCTGGCCCGCCTGGAACTGCGCCTGACCTACGCCCCCGAACACTGCCCCGCCGACCGCCCGCTACAGGTCAAGCTCAACAACGGCAACAAAGTCCCCCTGACCGAACTGCGCTGGCGCGTCGCCGCCTACGCCCCGGGCGACACGGTCAACCTTGCCGACAACCAATACAGCGCCCCACGCTATCGCGGGCCCGGCGAATTGCAGGCCGGCGCCAGCTGGCAGGACTGCCTGCCCCTGCCACCGCTACGCCCGGGCTATCGCCCGCAAACCCTGGAGTTTCGCGCCGAGCGTTTACAGGGTAGTTTCTCTCGCTGA